Proteins encoded by one window of Streptomyces sp. ALI-76-A:
- a CDS encoding carboxymuconolactone decarboxylase family protein, giving the protein MPTPFRHTEPLPPKAATGRVAAVYEQIARDFGIAEPVTFVVLSSAPELLAPAWALMRESLIAGPGSRTGKELAAYGVSRANQCPFCVDAHTVLLHATGDHALAERLARGERPENEDHARVLDWGEHTRVPGGALEPYPFPREHAPGYLGTALAFHFINRIVSALLTEQMLPFNAQRFRAVRSVAGRTLARTVRRSALPGEGLALLDRPDPGEAPAWAGDTAVGPAYAALLRAAMAGSGLLDADDQALVEETLWGWDGAHPPLALGGFPDRRERPGARLALLTALAPYRITDEDVAAWRRPEHTDHCLVRLVAYGAFAAVDRIESALHRPITRT; this is encoded by the coding sequence ATGCCCACACCCTTCCGCCACACCGAACCCCTGCCGCCCAAGGCGGCCACCGGTCGCGTCGCCGCGGTGTACGAGCAGATCGCCCGCGACTTCGGCATCGCCGAACCGGTCACCTTCGTGGTCCTTTCCTCGGCCCCCGAACTCCTCGCCCCGGCCTGGGCGTTGATGCGCGAGTCGCTCATCGCCGGACCCGGCAGCCGCACCGGCAAGGAGTTGGCCGCGTACGGGGTGTCACGCGCCAACCAGTGCCCGTTCTGCGTCGACGCGCACACCGTCCTGCTGCACGCCACCGGCGACCACGCCCTCGCCGAACGCCTGGCCCGCGGGGAGCGGCCGGAGAACGAGGACCACGCGCGTGTGCTCGACTGGGGAGAGCACACGCGCGTGCCCGGCGGCGCCCTGGAGCCGTACCCGTTCCCGCGCGAGCACGCCCCCGGCTACCTGGGCACCGCGCTCGCCTTCCACTTCATCAACCGGATCGTGTCCGCGCTGCTCACCGAACAGATGCTGCCGTTCAACGCCCAGCGGTTCAGGGCGGTCCGCAGTGTCGCCGGCCGCACGCTCGCCCGGACCGTACGCCGCTCCGCCCTGCCCGGTGAGGGCCTCGCGCTGCTCGACCGGCCCGACCCCGGCGAGGCACCGGCCTGGGCGGGCGACACGGCCGTCGGCCCCGCGTACGCGGCGCTGCTCAGGGCGGCCATGGCGGGCTCCGGTCTGCTCGACGCCGACGACCAGGCCCTCGTGGAGGAGACCCTGTGGGGCTGGGACGGGGCGCATCCGCCGCTCGCCCTGGGCGGGTTCCCGGACCGGCGGGAGCGTCCCGGCGCCCGTCTCGCGCTGCTGACCGCCCTCGCGCCGTACCGGATCACCGACGAGGACGTGGCGGCCTGGCGGCGGCCGGAACACACCGACCACTGTCTGGTGCGCCTCGTGGCCTACGGGGCGTTCGCGGCCGTGGACCGCATCGAGTCGGCGCTGCACCGCCCCATCACGCGGACATAG
- the hydA gene encoding dihydropyrimidinase has product MSSRTVIRGGLVITASDEIHADVLIEDGRIAALATSGTPAAEAWTAGRTIDATGKYVIPGGVDAHTHMELPFGGTFASDTFETGTRAAAWGGTTTIVDFAVQSVGHSLREGLDAWHAKAEGNCAVDYGFHMIVSDVNQDTLKEMDLLVEEGVTSFKQFMAYPGVFYSDDGQILRAMQRSAENGGLIMMHAENGIAIDVLVEQALARGETDPRYHGEVRKALLEAEATHRAIKLAQVAGAPLYVVHVSAMEAVAELARARDEGLNVFGETCPQYLFLSTDNLAEPDFEGSKYVCSTPLRPKEHQAHLWKGLRTNDLQVVSTDHCPFCFVGQKELGRGDFSKIPNGLPGVENRMDLLHQAVVDGHISRRRWIEIACATPARMFGMYPKKGTIAPGADADVVIYDPHAEQVMSADTHHMNVDYSAYEGKRVTGRVETVLSRGELVITEREYTGHAGHGTYTPRSTCQYLT; this is encoded by the coding sequence ATGAGCAGCCGTACCGTCATCCGTGGTGGCCTCGTCATCACCGCGTCCGACGAGATCCACGCCGACGTCCTGATCGAGGACGGCCGCATCGCCGCCCTCGCCACGTCCGGCACCCCGGCCGCCGAGGCCTGGACGGCCGGGCGGACCATCGACGCCACCGGGAAGTACGTCATCCCGGGCGGCGTCGACGCCCACACCCACATGGAGCTGCCGTTCGGCGGCACCTTCGCCTCCGACACCTTCGAGACCGGCACCCGGGCCGCCGCCTGGGGCGGGACGACGACCATCGTCGACTTCGCCGTGCAGAGCGTGGGTCATTCGCTGCGCGAGGGGCTGGACGCCTGGCACGCCAAGGCCGAGGGCAACTGCGCCGTCGACTACGGCTTCCACATGATCGTCTCCGACGTGAACCAGGACACGCTCAAGGAGATGGACCTGCTGGTGGAGGAGGGCGTGACCTCCTTCAAGCAGTTCATGGCCTACCCCGGCGTCTTCTACAGCGACGACGGCCAGATCCTGCGCGCCATGCAGCGCTCCGCCGAGAACGGCGGGCTGATCATGATGCACGCCGAGAACGGCATCGCGATCGACGTGCTGGTGGAGCAGGCGCTGGCCCGCGGGGAGACCGACCCCCGCTACCACGGCGAGGTCCGCAAAGCGCTCCTGGAGGCCGAGGCCACCCACCGGGCCATCAAGCTCGCGCAGGTCGCGGGCGCCCCGCTGTACGTCGTGCACGTCTCGGCGATGGAGGCGGTCGCCGAGCTGGCCAGGGCGCGCGACGAGGGGCTGAACGTCTTCGGCGAGACCTGCCCGCAGTACCTGTTCCTGTCCACGGACAACCTCGCCGAGCCCGACTTCGAGGGCTCGAAGTACGTGTGCTCGACGCCGCTGAGGCCCAAGGAGCACCAGGCCCACCTGTGGAAGGGCCTGCGCACCAACGACCTCCAGGTCGTCTCCACCGACCACTGCCCCTTCTGCTTCGTGGGCCAGAAGGAACTCGGCCGGGGCGACTTCTCCAAGATCCCCAACGGGCTGCCGGGCGTCGAGAACCGTATGGACCTGCTGCACCAGGCCGTCGTCGACGGGCACATCTCGCGCCGCCGCTGGATCGAGATCGCCTGCGCGACCCCGGCCCGGATGTTCGGCATGTACCCGAAGAAGGGCACCATCGCGCCGGGCGCGGACGCCGACGTGGTGATCTACGACCCGCACGCCGAGCAGGTCATGTCCGCCGACACGCACCACATGAACGTCGACTACTCGGCGTACGAGGGCAAGCGGGTCACCGGCCGCGTCGAGACGGTCCTGTCGCGCGGCGAACTCGTCATCACCGAGCGGGAGTACACCGGGCACGCCGGACACGGCACGTACACCCCCCGCTCCACCTGTCAGTACCTCACCTAG
- a CDS encoding TIGR03842 family LLM class F420-dependent oxidoreductase: protein MDFGLVLQTDPPASKVISLMKRAERNGFTYGWTFDSAVLWQEPFVIYSQILSNTTKLKVGPMVTNPGTRTWEVTASTFATLNDMFGNRTVCGIGRGDSAMRVAGRKPNTLARISEAMKVIRALGRGDEADLGGTVIRFPWIKPDAELPVWMAAYGPKALKMTGEEADGFILQLADLYLTEYMVKAVKDAAVAAGRDPSEVKICVAAPAYVTEDDSPEALAHAREQCRWFGGMVGNHVADLVSKYGEHSAAVPDDLTDYIKAREGYDYSHHGRADNPDTQFVPDEIVDRFCVIGPVEKHIEKLNALRELGVDQFAVYDMHDAQEATIDAYGSRVIPAVNG from the coding sequence ATGGACTTCGGACTCGTCCTGCAGACCGACCCGCCGGCCTCGAAGGTCATCAGCCTGATGAAGCGGGCCGAGCGCAACGGCTTCACGTACGGCTGGACCTTCGACTCCGCCGTGCTGTGGCAGGAGCCGTTCGTGATCTACAGCCAGATCCTGTCGAACACGACCAAGCTGAAGGTCGGCCCGATGGTGACCAACCCGGGCACCCGTACCTGGGAGGTGACCGCCTCCACCTTCGCCACCCTCAACGACATGTTCGGCAACCGCACGGTGTGCGGCATCGGCCGCGGTGACTCCGCGATGCGGGTCGCCGGCCGCAAGCCCAACACCCTGGCGCGCATCAGCGAGGCGATGAAGGTCATCCGGGCGCTGGGCCGCGGCGACGAGGCCGACCTCGGCGGCACCGTGATCAGGTTCCCGTGGATCAAGCCGGACGCCGAACTGCCCGTCTGGATGGCCGCGTACGGCCCCAAGGCGCTGAAGATGACCGGCGAGGAGGCCGACGGGTTCATCCTCCAGCTCGCCGACCTCTACCTGACCGAGTACATGGTCAAGGCGGTGAAGGACGCGGCCGTCGCCGCCGGACGCGACCCGTCCGAGGTGAAGATCTGCGTCGCCGCCCCCGCCTACGTCACCGAGGACGACTCGCCCGAGGCGCTCGCCCACGCGCGCGAGCAGTGCCGCTGGTTCGGCGGGATGGTCGGCAACCACGTCGCCGACCTGGTCTCCAAGTACGGCGAGCACTCCGCCGCCGTCCCCGACGACCTCACCGACTACATCAAGGCCCGCGAGGGCTACGACTACTCCCACCACGGGCGCGCCGACAACCCGGACACCCAGTTCGTGCCCGATGAGATCGTCGACCGGTTCTGCGTCATCGGCCCGGTCGAGAAGCACATCGAGAAGCTGAACGCGCTGCGTGAGCTGGGCGTCGACCAGTTCGCCGTCTACGACATGCACGACGCGCAGGAGGCCACGATCGACGCGTACGGGTCGCGGGTGATCCCGGCCGTCAACGGCTGA
- a CDS encoding nitrilase-related carbon-nitrogen hydrolase, whose product MSRVIRAALFQTAWTGDKESMIQVHEQAARDAAAQGAHVLCFQELFYGPYFCQVQDKAFYEYAEQVPGGPIVQRFQALAEELGLVLILPMYEEEQPGVLYNTAAVIDADGSYLGKYRKHHIPQVPGFWEKFYFRPGNLGWPVFETAVGRIGVYICYDRHFPEGWRALGLAGAEIVFNPSATSRGLSGYLWQLEQPAAAVANEYFVGAINRVGVEELGDNDFYGTSYFVDPEAQFVGEVAGDKETELVVRDLDLAKLREVRDRWQFYRDRRPEAYAPLTAP is encoded by the coding sequence ATGAGCCGAGTGATTCGCGCCGCCCTCTTCCAGACCGCCTGGACCGGCGACAAGGAGTCGATGATCCAGGTGCACGAACAGGCGGCCCGCGACGCCGCCGCCCAGGGCGCTCACGTCCTGTGCTTCCAGGAGCTGTTCTACGGGCCCTACTTCTGCCAGGTGCAGGACAAGGCGTTCTACGAGTACGCCGAGCAGGTCCCGGGCGGCCCGATCGTCCAGCGGTTCCAGGCGCTCGCCGAGGAACTGGGTCTCGTCCTGATCCTGCCGATGTACGAGGAGGAGCAGCCCGGCGTCCTCTACAACACGGCCGCCGTGATCGACGCGGACGGCTCGTACCTCGGCAAGTACCGCAAGCACCACATCCCGCAGGTGCCCGGCTTCTGGGAGAAGTTCTACTTCCGCCCGGGCAACCTGGGCTGGCCGGTCTTCGAGACGGCCGTCGGGAGGATCGGCGTCTACATCTGCTACGACCGCCACTTCCCCGAGGGCTGGCGGGCGCTGGGCCTGGCGGGCGCCGAGATCGTCTTCAACCCGTCGGCGACCTCGCGCGGCCTGTCCGGCTACCTGTGGCAGCTGGAGCAGCCGGCGGCCGCCGTCGCCAACGAGTACTTCGTGGGCGCGATCAACCGGGTGGGCGTCGAGGAGCTGGGCGACAACGACTTCTACGGGACGTCGTACTTCGTCGACCCGGAGGCCCAGTTCGTGGGCGAGGTGGCCGGCGACAAGGAGACCGAACTGGTCGTCCGCGACCTGGACCTGGCCAAGCTGCGGGAGGTCCGCGACCGCTGGCAGTTCTACCGGGACCGCCGCCCCGAGGCGTACGCCCCGCTGACGGCTCCCTGA
- a CDS encoding nitrilase-related carbon-nitrogen hydrolase, protein MANVVRAALVQATWTGDTESMVAKHEEHAREAARRGAKVIGFQEVFNAPYFCQVEEPEHYRWAEPVPDGPTTRRMQELARETGMVIVVPVFEVEQAGFYYNTAAVIDADGTYLGKYRKHHIPQIRGFREKYYFKPGNLGWPVFDTVVGKVGVYICYDRHFPEGWRQLGLNGAQLVFNPSATHRGLSSHLWRLEQPAAAVANEYFIAAINRVGVEEYGDNDFYGTSYFVDPRGQFVGETASDKDEELVVRDLDFDLIEQVRQQWAFYRDRRPDAYDGLVRP, encoded by the coding sequence ATGGCCAACGTCGTCCGCGCCGCTCTGGTCCAGGCCACCTGGACCGGCGACACCGAGTCCATGGTGGCGAAACACGAGGAGCACGCCCGCGAGGCGGCCCGCCGGGGGGCCAAGGTCATCGGCTTCCAGGAAGTGTTCAACGCCCCCTACTTCTGTCAGGTCGAGGAGCCGGAGCACTACCGCTGGGCCGAGCCGGTGCCCGACGGGCCGACCACGCGTCGTATGCAGGAACTCGCCCGCGAGACCGGCATGGTGATCGTCGTCCCGGTCTTCGAGGTGGAGCAGGCGGGCTTCTACTACAACACCGCGGCCGTGATCGACGCCGACGGCACCTACCTCGGCAAGTACCGCAAGCACCACATCCCGCAGATCAGGGGCTTCCGCGAGAAGTACTACTTCAAGCCCGGCAACCTCGGCTGGCCCGTCTTCGACACGGTCGTCGGCAAGGTCGGCGTCTACATCTGCTACGACCGGCACTTCCCGGAGGGCTGGCGGCAACTGGGCCTGAACGGAGCCCAGTTGGTGTTCAATCCGTCGGCCACCCACCGCGGTCTGTCGTCCCACCTGTGGCGGCTGGAGCAGCCGGCGGCGGCCGTCGCCAACGAGTACTTCATCGCGGCGATCAACCGGGTCGGCGTCGAGGAGTACGGCGACAACGACTTCTACGGCACGTCGTACTTCGTCGACCCGCGCGGACAGTTCGTGGGGGAGACGGCCAGTGACAAGGACGAGGAACTGGTCGTCCGCGACCTCGACTTCGACCTCATCGAACAGGTACGGCAGCAGTGGGCCTTCTACCGCGACCGCCGGCCCGACGCCTACGACGGGCTGGTGCGGCCGTGA
- a CDS encoding PucR family transcriptional regulator has product MTTASETWQPAEPTLSVRQVLTLERVLAGEPEVVAGAGQLDRLVRWVHVAEAADVGVMLSGGEMVLTTGVLLAGDESAQAEYIQSLHRAEAAAVVLGLGRAFPAPPDVMRRAAERCGLPMVVLHRPFPFAELTEEVQARLVRRKFAAVSLSESVRTALTGLITAGAPLQRLLDEVAQHSACPVVVTNLAHRVLATAGERPAVDDVLRDWERIARQAGGSEGDGWIRAELAGRGERWGQIVLCGYRGDTASGRLLADRAAESLVLHRMLAGTSAHTWEEQSAQSLLTDLVSGIVPARQLLPRARAAGLPVNRRTFVPLVVRDGDPAGLDRVLRTVGLSGIVAELADNATAVLLSLARDQDAPALTANFAARVRSESGRTVIAAADARTAWDDVPAGLREAQHVADAVADSSAVLDLPAVVRLKDVHLRGLVRLLRDDPYVQSFAERELDGLLCAAGQDLLAVLRTYLATGRNKSRTAQLHHVSRPALYRRLEAIQARLGVDLDDFEQAASVHIALLAHDAQRG; this is encoded by the coding sequence ATGACCACCGCCTCGGAGACCTGGCAGCCCGCGGAGCCGACCCTGTCGGTCCGGCAGGTCCTCACCCTGGAACGGGTCCTGGCCGGGGAACCCGAGGTGGTGGCCGGAGCGGGCCAGCTCGACCGGCTCGTGCGCTGGGTGCACGTCGCCGAGGCCGCCGACGTCGGCGTGATGCTCAGCGGCGGCGAGATGGTGCTCACCACCGGGGTGCTGCTCGCCGGTGACGAGAGCGCGCAGGCCGAGTACATCCAGTCCCTGCACCGCGCGGAGGCCGCGGCCGTCGTCCTCGGTCTGGGGCGGGCGTTCCCCGCCCCGCCGGACGTGATGCGCCGGGCCGCCGAGCGGTGCGGGCTGCCGATGGTCGTCCTGCACCGGCCCTTCCCCTTCGCGGAGTTGACGGAGGAGGTCCAGGCACGCCTGGTGCGGCGGAAGTTCGCGGCCGTCAGCCTGTCCGAGTCGGTACGGACCGCGCTCACCGGACTCATCACCGCGGGCGCCCCGCTGCAACGCCTGCTCGACGAGGTCGCCCAGCACAGCGCCTGCCCTGTCGTCGTCACCAACCTCGCCCACCGCGTTCTCGCCACGGCGGGGGAGCGGCCCGCCGTGGACGACGTGCTGCGCGACTGGGAACGCATCGCCCGGCAGGCCGGCGGCAGCGAGGGCGACGGCTGGATCCGCGCCGAACTCGCCGGGCGCGGGGAGCGGTGGGGGCAGATCGTGCTGTGCGGGTACCGGGGCGACACCGCCTCCGGGCGGCTGCTGGCCGACCGCGCCGCCGAGTCGCTCGTGCTGCACCGCATGCTGGCCGGCACCTCCGCGCACACCTGGGAGGAGCAGTCCGCGCAGAGCCTGCTGACCGACCTGGTCAGCGGGATCGTGCCGGCCCGGCAGCTGCTGCCCCGGGCCAGGGCGGCCGGTCTGCCGGTCAACCGCCGCACCTTCGTCCCGCTGGTCGTCCGCGACGGCGACCCGGCCGGGCTCGACCGGGTGCTGCGGACGGTGGGGCTGTCCGGCATCGTCGCCGAACTCGCCGACAACGCCACCGCGGTGCTGCTGAGCCTGGCCCGGGACCAGGACGCCCCCGCCCTCACGGCGAACTTCGCGGCCCGGGTGCGCTCCGAGTCCGGCCGGACCGTGATCGCCGCCGCCGACGCGCGCACCGCCTGGGACGACGTCCCCGCCGGGCTGCGCGAGGCCCAGCACGTGGCCGACGCCGTCGCGGACTCCTCTGCCGTCCTGGACCTGCCGGCCGTCGTACGGCTCAAGGACGTGCATCTGCGCGGCCTGGTCCGGCTCCTGCGGGACGACCCGTACGTGCAGTCCTTCGCGGAGCGCGAACTGGACGGGCTGCTGTGCGCGGCGGGGCAGGACCTGCTCGCCGTGCTGCGCACCTATCTCGCCACCGGCCGCAACAAGTCCCGCACCGCCCAGCTCCACCACGTCTCGCGGCCGGCGCTGTACCGCCGGCTGGAGGCGATACAGGCCCGGCTCGGTGTGGATCTCGACGACTTCGAGCAGGCCGCCTCGGTACACATCGCGCTCCTCGCGCACGACGCGCAGCGAGGCTGA
- a CDS encoding aspartate aminotransferase family protein, producing MTDDLLGRHRGVLPDWLALYYQDPLEITHGEGRYVWDAEGTKYLDFFGGILTTMTAHALPEVTKAVSEQAGRILHSSTLYLNRPMVELAERVAHLSGIPDARVFFTTSGTEANDTALMLATTYRRSNTVLAMRNSYHGRSFSAVGITGNRGWSPTSLSPLQTLYVHGGVRTRGPYAALSDEDFVAACVDDLRDLLGHTRPPAALIAEPVQGVGGFTSPPDGLYAAFREVLHERGILWIADEVQTGWGRTGDHFWGWQAHGQNGPPDIVTFAKGIGNGMSIGGVVARAEIMNCLDANSISTFGGTQVTMAAGNANLTYLLEHDLQGNARRVGGLLLERLRAVGARIPGVREVRGRGLMLGIELVRPGTDQADPEAAAAVLEAARAGGLLIGKGGGHDTSALRVAPPLSLTVAEAEEGAAILERALRSIQ from the coding sequence GTGACCGACGACCTGCTGGGCCGCCACCGCGGCGTCCTGCCCGACTGGCTCGCCCTCTACTACCAGGACCCGCTGGAGATCACGCACGGCGAGGGCCGGTACGTGTGGGACGCCGAGGGCACCAAGTACCTCGACTTCTTCGGCGGCATCCTGACGACGATGACCGCGCACGCGCTCCCCGAGGTGACGAAGGCGGTGAGCGAGCAGGCCGGGCGGATCCTGCACTCGTCCACCCTCTACCTCAACCGGCCGATGGTCGAACTCGCGGAACGTGTCGCCCACTTGAGCGGTATCCCGGACGCCCGGGTCTTCTTCACCACCTCCGGCACCGAGGCCAACGACACCGCCCTGATGCTGGCGACGACCTACCGCCGCAGCAACACCGTCCTGGCCATGCGCAACAGCTACCACGGCCGCTCCTTCAGCGCGGTCGGCATCACCGGCAACCGCGGCTGGTCCCCGACCTCGCTGTCACCGCTACAGACGCTGTACGTCCACGGCGGCGTGCGCACCCGCGGCCCGTACGCCGCGCTGAGCGACGAGGACTTCGTCGCCGCCTGCGTCGACGACCTGCGGGACCTCCTCGGGCACACCCGTCCGCCCGCCGCGCTGATCGCCGAGCCCGTGCAGGGCGTCGGCGGGTTCACCTCGCCGCCGGACGGTCTCTACGCCGCCTTCCGCGAGGTGCTGCACGAGCGCGGCATCCTGTGGATCGCCGACGAGGTGCAGACCGGCTGGGGCCGCACCGGAGACCACTTCTGGGGCTGGCAGGCCCACGGGCAGAACGGCCCTCCGGACATCGTCACCTTCGCCAAGGGCATCGGCAACGGCATGTCCATCGGCGGGGTGGTCGCCCGCGCCGAGATCATGAACTGCCTGGACGCCAACAGCATCTCGACCTTCGGCGGCACCCAGGTCACCATGGCGGCGGGCAACGCCAACCTCACGTACCTGCTGGAGCACGACCTCCAGGGCAACGCCCGGCGCGTCGGCGGACTGCTCCTGGAACGGCTGCGGGCGGTCGGCGCGCGGATCCCGGGCGTACGGGAGGTGCGGGGCCGTGGGCTGATGCTCGGCATCGAGCTGGTCCGGCCCGGCACCGACCAGGCCGACCCGGAGGCCGCCGCCGCCGTGCTCGAAGCCGCCCGCGCCGGTGGCCTGCTCATCGGCAAGGGCGGCGGGCACGACACCAGCGCCCTGCGCGTGGCACCGCCGCTGTCCCTGACCGTCGCGGAGGCCGAGGAAGGCGCCGCGATCCTCGAACGCGCTCTGCGGAGCATCCAGTAG
- a CDS encoding NCS1 family nucleobase:cation symporter-1 — MTDTAPTAIPPSAQVTLADGRVELAPGSPAPSGAYANEDLLPVPVEKRTWSTYNFSALWVGMAHNTASWTLASGLIAVGMDWKQAVFTIALANVIVLVPMLLTGHAGPKYGIPFPVFARASFGIRGANLPAVVRALVACGWFGIQTWIGGEAIYFLAGKLIGNGWSDVGSIGGHPWTMWLSFAIFWAIQVVIIYRGMETIRRFENWAAPFVLVGAFVMLIWMSNKAGGFGPLLDQPSKLGWGADFWKLFWPSLMGMIGFWSTLSLNIPDFTRYGRSQKSQMWGQALGLPTTMTLFALLSVMVTSGSQAVYGETIWNPVELAAKTDNVVGLLFALVTVLVATLSVNVAANLVSPAFDFSNIAPRKISFRTGALVTCVLGVLIFPWKLYSDPEGYIFTWLGLVGGLLGTVAGILIADYWILRRGKLDLTDLYRAGGRYWYEGGWNWRAVAAFVVGGVLAVGGASFEPLIDGRPVPALEPLADYGWAVGLGTSMVLYVVLMLVRGRDRLET; from the coding sequence ATGACCGACACCGCTCCCACGGCCATACCGCCGTCCGCCCAAGTCACCCTCGCCGACGGCCGGGTGGAGCTCGCCCCGGGCAGCCCCGCCCCGAGCGGCGCCTACGCCAACGAGGACCTGCTTCCGGTTCCGGTGGAGAAGCGCACCTGGAGCACGTACAACTTCTCCGCCCTGTGGGTCGGCATGGCCCACAACACGGCCTCCTGGACCCTGGCCTCCGGTCTGATCGCCGTCGGCATGGACTGGAAGCAGGCGGTGTTCACCATCGCCCTGGCCAATGTGATCGTGCTGGTCCCGATGCTGCTCACCGGGCACGCGGGACCGAAGTACGGCATTCCCTTCCCGGTCTTCGCCCGTGCCTCGTTCGGTATCCGAGGCGCCAACCTGCCCGCTGTCGTACGGGCGTTGGTGGCCTGCGGCTGGTTCGGCATCCAGACCTGGATCGGCGGCGAGGCGATCTACTTCCTCGCCGGGAAGCTGATCGGCAACGGCTGGAGCGACGTCGGCAGCATCGGCGGCCACCCCTGGACCATGTGGCTGTCGTTCGCGATCTTCTGGGCGATCCAGGTAGTGATCATCTACCGGGGTATGGAGACGATCCGCCGCTTCGAGAACTGGGCGGCGCCCTTCGTCCTGGTCGGCGCCTTCGTGATGCTGATCTGGATGAGCAACAAGGCGGGCGGCTTCGGCCCGCTGCTCGACCAGCCCTCCAAGCTCGGCTGGGGCGCCGACTTCTGGAAGCTGTTCTGGCCGTCCCTCATGGGCATGATCGGCTTCTGGTCCACCCTGTCCCTGAACATCCCGGACTTCACCCGCTACGGCAGGAGCCAGAAGTCGCAGATGTGGGGCCAGGCCCTTGGTCTTCCTACGACCATGACGCTCTTCGCGCTGCTGTCGGTGATGGTCACCTCCGGTTCACAGGCCGTGTACGGCGAGACGATCTGGAACCCGGTGGAGCTCGCCGCCAAGACGGACAACGTCGTGGGCCTGCTGTTCGCGCTGGTCACCGTGCTGGTGGCGACCCTGTCCGTGAACGTCGCGGCCAACCTGGTCTCGCCGGCCTTCGACTTCTCCAACATCGCGCCCCGGAAGATCAGCTTCCGGACCGGCGCGCTCGTCACCTGCGTGCTGGGCGTGCTGATCTTCCCCTGGAAGCTGTACTCCGACCCGGAGGGTTACATCTTCACCTGGCTCGGCCTGGTCGGGGGTCTGCTCGGCACGGTCGCCGGCATCCTCATCGCCGACTACTGGATCCTGCGCCGCGGCAAGCTCGACCTGACCGACCTGTACCGCGCGGGCGGCCGCTACTGGTACGAGGGCGGCTGGAACTGGCGGGCCGTGGCCGCGTTCGTGGTCGGCGGTGTCCTCGCCGTCGGCGGCGCCAGCTTCGAGCCGCTGATCGACGGGCGGCCCGTTCCGGCGCTGGAGCCGCTCGCCGACTACGGCTGGGCGGTGGGCCTGGGCACCTCGATGGTGCTGTACGTGGTGCTGATGCTGGTGCGCGGACGGGACCGCCTGGAGACCTGA